The window GGCCGCCCGGCCCGTGATCGCCGACTACCCGTTCACGACTCTGATCCCGAATCTCGGCGTCGTCGACGCCGGGGGAGATACGAGCTTCGTCGTGGCCGATATCCCCGGCCTGATCGAGGGCGCCCATCTCGGCCAAGGCTTGGGCATCCAATTTCTGCGGCATGTCGAACGGACCAAGGTCCTGGTCCATTTGATCGACGTCTCCCCGTACTCGGGACGCGATCCGGTCCGGGATTTCCGGGTTATCATGAAGGAGCTCGAGGCTTTCAATCCTGAGCTGGCCCGCCGGCCTCAGGTCATCGTGGCCAACAAAATCGATCTGCTTGGGGAGGACCGTTCCCGGCTGACGGCCGTCCGCAAGATGGCGGCCCGGCGGAAGCTGCCGTTTGTGGCTCTGTCGGCCATTAAATCCGAAGGCGTGGCTGCCCTGAAATCCCTCCTGGCCGAAGAGATCGCCAAGCGGAAAGCCGCAGAGAAAGCGCAGGACCGGCCATGAAGCGGCCGCGTCGGATCGCCATCTTCGGCGGGACTTTTGATCCAATCCACGCCGGCCACTTGCGCTCGGCCCGAATCGTCGGGCGGCGGTTCGGCCTGGACCGGATCCTGTTCGTCCCCGCCTCCATTCCGCCGCACAAGGCCCGCCCGGACATGGCGCCGGCTGCGGAACGTTACCGGATGGTCCAACTGGCCGTGGCCGGACGGGGTGGCTGGACGGTCAGCCCGGTCGAGATCCGGGCCGGCGGGACGTCGTATTCCATCCGGACCATCGAGCGGATGCGCCGCCGGTTCCCCGGGGCCCATCTGTTCTTCATCACGGGAGCAGATGCCTTCCGGGACATCAAGACGTGGCGGGAGTGGGAGCGGGTCCTGCGGAGCTGCGTGTTCATCGTGACCACGCGGCCGGGGGCCGGCCTCGAGGCTTCCGTCCGCGGCCTTGGGCCGAAATACGCCGGCTGCATTCGAAAGCTCGGCCGGACGGGCTCCGTCCGCGAGGACGAGCTTATTCCCGGCCGGATCTTTCTGCTTCCGATCGACGCCCTGTCGGTGTCCTCGACCGAAATCCGGAAGCGGGCCCGTCTGGACCGCCCCTTGGGGCGGCTCGCCCCGCCGGCCGTGGCCGCCCATATCCGGGCCAGGCGATTATACGAAGGAGGATTCTGATCCACCCATGACCAATGCGACGACCGACACGAAAAAGCTGGACAAAAGAGGCCTTCCCTCCGCCTTGAAGACGACGGCCAAGGCGGCCCTTGATAAAAAGGCCGAGGATCTGCGAATTCTCGACCTGCGCGGCACCTCCGCGTTCACCGATTTTTTCGTCATCCTGCACGGCCATTCAGGCCGCCAGAACGCGGCCATCGCCGACGGCATCGAAGAGGCGCTCAAGAAGATCAAGATCCGGCCGTTGGGAGTCGAGGGCCGGGCTCACGGAGAGTGGATCCTGATGGACTACGGGTTCTTTCTTGTCCACATCTTCTCCCGG is drawn from Candidatus Aminicenantes bacterium and contains these coding sequences:
- the nadD gene encoding nicotinate-nucleotide adenylyltransferase, which codes for MKRPRRIAIFGGTFDPIHAGHLRSARIVGRRFGLDRILFVPASIPPHKARPDMAPAAERYRMVQLAVAGRGGWTVSPVEIRAGGTSYSIRTIERMRRRFPGAHLFFITGADAFRDIKTWREWERVLRSCVFIVTTRPGAGLEASVRGLGPKYAGCIRKLGRTGSVREDELIPGRIFLLPIDALSVSSTEIRKRARLDRPLGRLAPPAVAAHIRARRLYEGGF
- the rsfS gene encoding ribosome silencing factor, which encodes MTNATTDTKKLDKRGLPSALKTTAKAALDKKAEDLRILDLRGTSAFTDFFVILHGHSGRQNAAIADGIEEALKKIKIRPLGVEGRAHGEWILMDYGFFLVHIFSRAARDYYAMEKLWADAPRASY